GCCATAGCCGTCTGGTTCACCGGTGAAGCTGTAGAGCACGCTTTCCGCCCCGGACAGCGTGACCTTGAAGACGGTTCCACAATAGCAGGACGCACTTCCGCCATGGACGGTGGTGCCGTAGAGTGTGCCCGCGCCGTCGATGAGATCTGCCCGCGGGTTTTTACCGTCTGCCGAACCAACCTCAAAGCTGTGGAGTATGCTTTCCTTGCCGGACGTCGTGATCGCAAAGACCGTGCCGCCGAAGCAACGGGCATGGCATAGGCCGCCCCCGTATTCCGTGGTGCCGTAGAGCGTGCCCTTGACCTTGATGAGCGGACCCGCGTGCGGGTCTCTGCCGTCATCGTGGCCTTTGAAACTGTAGAGCACGCTGAAACCGGAACGCGAGCGCGTTCGCTCTGCCGCAACGCCCGCAGACGATGGGCTCAGCGGCGTGCTTCCGCCGCCGCACCCCGCTATCATCACCGCTAGAATCACCGCAGCGACTGTTTTCACGTGCCCCTCCTTTGGAGCCGCATCACTTCGACGGGTTTGGGTCTTCCCCGTCTCAGCTCGGCCGCGCTTCGGGGATCGCCTTGCTGCACGTATGTTGGAAGGCCAACGGTTGGTTTCCCCTTAGGTGATTTCCTGATGCAAAGGCGGGTCGCCCGCTACCCCCGGCGCGCGGTGACCTCCGCCAAAGAGGGGAACCTGCGCAAGCTGCTCGTCAATCGTTCGCGTAATCGCGGGCAACGGCATCGCATCACGAATCCGTGGCCATCGATCGCGAAAACGATCTACCATATCTATGGCCGCGGTGCGAACGACGCTTTTTGAAACAGCGGCGCGATCGGCCAGTCGTTCGAATTCTTCGATCGTTACATTCTGGAAAAAACGTGCAGTTCCAAGGGCCAAGCCAGTTTCGCTGTGACCCAAGTACGCTTTCGTGCAGACGTAATCGTAGGCTGGCGCGAGTTGAGGCGTACGCCCGTCAGGATAAACAAGCGACCAATTCTTTAAGTGCATGTCGTTGTTCGCAATTCCGATGTTAAAAACGAGTCGGCGCACAAAGTCAATCAGCGCGTCGTTTCCGATCGCTTGGTAGATAACCCGCGCGAGATCGGCAAAGGAGTGATTGTCGTATTTTTGCTCAGGCTGCTGCTTGAAAATTTGATTGAAATCTTCGGTGTGAATGCGAATATTCGATGTCAGACGGTCGAAGCGGTCAACCGCGAGCGCCTGTCCGTTGAGCCCTTGCGCCTCATCAGGCAGACCGCTTATCCGGCTCAAAGGCACGAGTCGCATCTTGGGGACTCCAATGCCAACGTCGCAGGCAAACTGCAACATCGCGTACTCGCCCTCGGGAACGAGCGGATAGTGCGTTGAGGGCAGTTTAACGATTTGATCGGTACCCTCGCCCTGAGTTCGAATCGTCAGGCCGCTGGTTGCCTCATGGAGGGCGCTAAACTTAAGCTGCACGCCGGGTAACGCAAACCGGAAAAGTTCCTTAAGCTCCGGCGGATCTAGCGGCCCGCCGGCAGCCGGCGGCGGTATGATTCGTCCTTCGGGGTCTTCAATGGTTACGGCTCCCGTTACGTCATCGCCAGTCACCCATAACAAGCCGAAGTCGTCATCGCGGGCAAGGCCCGCACGGTGGGCGGTGTACTCGCGCAAGTGTCCTTCGGCAAGAAGATTGGCGAAGAATCCGGGTGCGCGCGGGTTGCTGCTGTAGCGGCGTGCCCGCAGTCGCTTGAAACTGTCGAAGAAGCCCCAGCTAAGAGTTGGGCGGTTTTCGTCTTCCAGGTAGCTTTGACCAAAAGTAAACGTGATCGAGCGATCGGGCAAACGGATGAGCGTACCGACTTCGCGATCGCCGAGCCTGACAATCAAGGCATTGGGGCGATCGATCACCATTGCCCACCCGCAAGCGGTGGCGCCACCTCAGGCTGACCACCGCCGGCCTGGACGATCGCGTCAACGGCCGGGACCCAGCTGCGCGGAATCAGCATGGGCTCGAGTTCGAGCGCGCGCGCGAAATCAAGGACGGTCTTCCATCGGGGGTCTCGCTTGCCGCCTTCCACGCGGGCAACGTAGGTTTGGTCCCGCCCCATTCGTTTGGCGAGCGCCGCCTGCGTTAGTCCCTGTCGCTGACGCTCACGAGCTAAGGCCTCTCCGATATGGCGTTTTGGCTGTATCACAGCAAGATTATAGCCAATAAGGCATCGAGCCGCAATATAACGCTCCGCCTTAGTTGAAGATCATAGCGAAGCACACCGGTCTGGAACGGTCACGGAACACAGCCCTTACCTTGAAGTAAAGCAGGGACTTTCCGCGATCAGCGTCCGGCGGGGACGATTGAGCGATTGGTACGACAACGTGAAGCCGCCGCAGCTTGATCGACTGCAATCAGAAGCCGCGAAGCTATGCTGCGATCCTCTCGAAGTATCCAGTGTCGCACTCCCTGCACGAGCCGCCGTCGAACGAGCCAGGTGATACTGAATGAGCTACGTCTGTCACGCGATTGGCATCTGCGCGGTTCCCAGTCTAAGACGGTTTGGAGACCAGGCCACAAAGAAGCCCCTTTAGAACGTCACGCGATGGTCCGGACGCT
This genomic stretch from Candidatus Cybelea sp. harbors:
- a CDS encoding HipA domain-containing protein, whose product is MVIDRPNALIVRLGDREVGTLIRLPDRSITFTFGQSYLEDENRPTLSWGFFDSFKRLRARRYSSNPRAPGFFANLLAEGHLREYTAHRAGLARDDDFGLLWVTGDDVTGAVTIEDPEGRIIPPPAAGGPLDPPELKELFRFALPGVQLKFSALHEATSGLTIRTQGEGTDQIVKLPSTHYPLVPEGEYAMLQFACDVGIGVPKMRLVPLSRISGLPDEAQGLNGQALAVDRFDRLTSNIRIHTEDFNQIFKQQPEQKYDNHSFADLARVIYQAIGNDALIDFVRRLVFNIGIANNDMHLKNWSLVYPDGRTPQLAPAYDYVCTKAYLGHSETGLALGTARFFQNVTIEEFERLADRAAVSKSVVRTAAIDMVDRFRDRWPRIRDAMPLPAITRTIDEQLAQVPLFGGGHRAPGVAGDPPLHQEIT